From a region of the Phragmites australis chromosome 21, lpPhrAust1.1, whole genome shotgun sequence genome:
- the LOC133903507 gene encoding cyclin-dependent kinase E-1, which yields MGDGRAGGANRPAWLQQYELVGKIGEGTYGLVFLARLKPSHPAPGRRGPPIAIKKFKQSKEGDGVSPTAIREIMLLREINHENVVKLVNVHINHADMSLYLAFDYAEHDLYEIIRHHREKLSSPINPYTVKSLLWQLLNGLNYLHSNWIIHRDLKPSNILVMGEGEEHGIIKIADFGLARIYQAPLKPLCDNGVVVTIWYRAPELLLGAKHYTSAVDMWAVGCIFAELLTLKPLFQGVEAKATPNPFQLDQLDKIFKVLGHPTVEKWPTLANLPCWQNDRQHIQGHKYENTGLHNIVHLPQKSPAFDLLSKMLEYDPRKRITSAQALEHEYFRMDPLPGRNALLPSQPGDKIVTYPVRPVDTTTDFEGTTSLQPTQPPSGNAPPGNQSVQRPMPRQMPQPMVGMPRMPAGANMAAFSAASQAGMAGLNPGNIPMQRGAGGQSHPHQLRRKADQGMGMQNPGYPQQKRRF from the exons ATGGGGGACGGGCGCGCTGGCGGCGCCAACCGGCCGGCGTGGCTGCAGCAGTACGAGCTGGTGGGCAAGATCGGCGAGGGCACCTACGGCCTCGTCTTCCTCGCGCGCCTCAAGCCGTCCcacccggcccccggccgacgCGGGCCCCCCATCGCCATCAAGAAGTTCAAGCAGTCCAAGGAGGGAGACGGAGTCTCGCCCACCGCAATCAGGGAGATCATG CTCCTGCGCGAGATCAACCACGAGAATGTCGTCAAGCTCGTCAATGTTCACATCAACCACGCCGACATGTCCCTTTACCTCGCATTCGATTACGCCGAGCACGACCTCTAT GAGATTATCAGGCATCATAGGGAGAAGCTAAGCTCGCCCATTAACCCCTACACTGTCAAATCCTTGCTATGGCAACTGCTCAACGGCCTCAACTATCTTCACAG TAACTGGATTATCCATCGAGATCTCAAGCCTTCTAACATACTG GTCatgggagaaggagaagaacatGGAATTATAAAGATTGCTGATTTTGGGCTTGCTAGGATATATCAAGCTCCGCTCAAACCATTATGTGACAATGGG GTTGTTGTAACAATCTGGTATCGTGCCCCCGAGCTGTTACTTGGGGCAAAACACTACACAAGCGCTGTTG ATATGTGGGCAGTTGGTTGCATTTTTGCTGAATTGCTCACACTGAAACCACTGTTCCAAGGTGTTGAAGCCAAAGCTACTCCGAATCCCTTCCAA CTTGATCAACTGGACAAGATTTTTAAGGTCTTAG GTCATCCTACGGTTGAAAAGTGGCCTACCCTTGCCAATCTTCCATGCTGGCAAAACGACCGGCAACACATCCAGGGCCATAAGTA TGAGAACACAGGTCTCCATAACATTGTTCACTTGCCGCAGAAGAGTCCTGCATTTGATCTTCTCTCAAAAATGCTTGA GTATGATCCTCGAAAGCGTATAACGTCTGCTCAAGCTCTGGAGCACGA GTACTTTCGGATGGACCCACTGCCTGGACGAAA CGCGCTTCTACCATCCCAGCCAGGGGACAAAATTGTGACATATCCTGTTCGTCCAGTTGATACTACAACAGATTTTGAAGGAACAACAAGCCTTCAACCAACTCAACCG CCATCAGGGAATGCACCTCCAGGAAATCAATCTGTGCAGAGACCCATGCCAAGACAAATGCCACAACCCATGGTTGGGATGCCAAGAATGCCAGCTGGGGCAAACATGGCTGCCTTCAGTGCTGCGTCACAGGCTGGCATGGCTGGGCTGAATCCTGGTAATATTCCTATGCAGAGAGGCGCTGGTGGTCAGTCTCATCCGCACCAG TTGAGAAGGAAGGCTGATCAAGGGATGGGGATGCAGAACCCTGGGTATCCTCAGCAGAAGAGGCGGTTCTGA
- the LOC133903508 gene encoding uncharacterized protein LOC133903508, with translation MDSIFQRALSEPVCLEETVVQQGIERCPFLRNINEPTSFSLLSANFPVPARGAKGPIFEDGPNFDLSFRVFHGRDGVVPLSEGSFAQIEKPLPKPNPEFNPLAAKAATISLSAFGGFFSFGDFSNKRNKKNSNKKNPNNLPQNKGQSNNHEALSSEWLEMGQCPLAKSYRALSGVVPLVSKMMTLPAGMKLVCPPAVVAARAALSRTAFAKGLRPQPLPTKILVIALLGMAANVPLGIWREHTDKFSVQWFAAVHAAVPFIGMLRKSVLMPKTAMALTIAASILGQTIGSRAERIRLKRAAAAKFAVDGHGDAAACIKMPMSLTTGNRSVVQFWDPLALKVQSTMGAGSPAVLVPTVGAFN, from the exons ATGGATTCCATTTTTCAAAGAGCTCTCAGTGAACCCGTGTGCTTGGAAGAGACTGTTGTCCAACAAGGAATTGAAAGATGTCCATTCCTGAGGAACATCAATGAGCCTACAAGTTTTTCCTTGTTGTCGGCCAACTTTCCTGTTCCC GCAAGAGGAGCCAAGGGCCCAATTTTCGAAGATGGACCTAATTTTGACTTGTCATTTCGAGTTTTCCACGGTAGAGATGGGGTCGTCCCACTTTCAGAAGGATCCTTTGCACAGATTGAGAAGCCATTGCCAAAGCCGAATCCTGAATTTAACCCCTTGGCAGCCAAAGCAGCAACCATCAGTCTGTCCGCGTTTGGAGGGTTTTTCAGCTTTGGCGATTTCTCAAATAAGCGGAATAAGAAAAACTCCAACAAAAAGAACCCCAACAACCTCCCCCAG AATAAAGGTCAGTCTAACAATCATGAAGCGCTGAGCAGCGAGTGGCTCGAAATGGGGCAATGTCCACTTGCAAAGTCATATAGGGCATTAAGCGGCGTTGTGCCTCTTGTCTCAAAGATGATGACACTCCCAGCTGGTATGAAACTGGTATGCCCACCTGCAGTGGTCGCTGCCCGTGCAGCACTATCCCGCACAGCCTTTGCAAAGGGGCTTCGCCCTCAGCCCCTGCCAACAAAAATACTGGTGATTGCATTGCTTGGTATGGCAGCGAATGTTCCTCTTGGCATCTGGAGGGAGCACACAGACAAGTTTTCGGTGCAGTGGTTTGCTGCGGTGCATGCTGCGGTGCCTTTCATAGGGATGCTCAGGAAGTCTGTGCTGATGCCCAAGACAGCCATGGCCCTTACTATAGCCGCCTCAATATTGGGTCAGACAATTGGGTCAAGAGCTGAACGTATCCGGTTgaagagggcggcggcggcaaaaTTTGCAGTAGACGGCCATGGTGATGCTGCTGCATGCATTAAGATGCCCATGAGTCTCACAACCGGGAACCGCAGTGTTGTCCAGTTCTGGGATCCGCTTGCCCTCAAAGTCCAAAGCACCATGGGCGCAGGTTCCCCAGCAGTTCTTGTCCCTACCGTTGGTGCCTTCAATTGA
- the LOC133903509 gene encoding ATP-dependent Clp protease proteolytic subunit 4, chloroplastic-like — MAAGSASATASLSVAAAAAVALCIRQPFARAPTWAAPSQRQQRPLLKLRPCASSVEESQLFDFIYVNGNGATMAIYDVMQLVRADVSTIGLGIAGSTASIILGGGTKGKRFAMPNTRIMIHQLVGGASGQALDVEVQAKEILSNKRNVIRLVSGFTGRTLEQVETITWVLLRLLIMDSSMV; from the exons ATGGCGGCCGGGAGTGCCAGTGCCACAGCGTCCCTCTCCgtcgcggcggctgctgctgttgctctGTGCATCAGGCAGCCATTCGCTCGCGCTCCCACTTGGGCGGCCCCCTCCCAGCGGCAGCAACGACCCCTCCTCAAGCTCAGGCCTTGCGCCTCCTCTGTCGAGGAGTCTCAGCTATTTGATTTCATTTATGTTAATGGAAACGG TGCGACAATGGCCATCTATGATGTAATGCAGCTTGTGAGGGCAGATGTCTCCACTATTGGACTGGGCATAGCTGGATCCACAGCTTCTATAATCCTTGGTGGTGGCACAAAGGGCAAGCGATTTGCCATGCCCAACACCAGGATTATGATCCATCAGCTTGTGGGAGGTGCGAGTGGGCAGGCCTTAGATGTAGAGGTCCAAGCTAAGGAGATATTGAGTAACAAGAGGAATGTCATTCGACTAGTATCAGGCTTCACAGGCCGCACTCTAGAGCAGGTAGAGACCATTACATGGGTCCTCTTGAGGCTGTTGATTATGGACTCATCGATGGTGTGA
- the LOC133903594 gene encoding probable methyltransferase PMT21, whose product MKYTKEAKPERAAGGSRAVPLALLLIVLCVFSFYLGGIYSTGRSLLQPAPPLTLGTTRQQEAAGISIVVFPECPADLQDYTPCTDPRRWRKYGNYRLSFMERHCPPAPERHQCLVPPPEGYKLPIRWPKSKDQCWYRNVPYDWINSQKSNQHWLAKDGDRFRFPGGGTMFPNGVAAYVDLMQDLVPGMRDGTVRTALDTGCGVASWGGDLLGRGILTVSLAPRDNHEAQVQFALERGIPAILGIISTQRLPFPSAAFDMAHCSRCLIPWTEFGGLYLLEIHRVLRPGGFWVLSGPPINYENRWHGWNTTVQAQKAHLDRLKEMLASMCFKLYTMKGDIAVWRKSPDATACYDKLTPVSSPAKCDDSVDPDAAWYVPMRSCLTAPSARYKKLDLNATPKWPQRLSVAPERINVVPGSSAGAFKQDDAEWKLRTRHYKALLPALGSDKVRNVMDMNTVYGGFAASLIKDPVWVMNVVSSYGPNSLGVVYDRGLIGTNHDWCEAFSTYPRTYDLLHLDGLFTAESHRCEMKFVLLEMDRILRPTGYAIIRESTYFLDSIATVAKGMRWSCEKHNTDNKADKEKILICQKKLWSGKNSQQ is encoded by the exons atgaagtacaccaaggaagCAAAGCCCGAGAGGGCGGCCGGCGGCTCCAGAGCAGTCCCGCTGGCGCTCCTGCTCATCGTGCTCTGCGTCTTCTCCTTCTACCTCGGCGGCATCTACAGCACCGGCCGCAGCCTCCTCCAGCCGGCGCCGCCTCTTACCCTGGGCACCACCCGCCAGCAAGAAGCAGCGGGGATATCCATCGTCGTGTTCCCCGAGTGCCCCGCTGACTTGCAGGACTACACTCCCTGCACCGATCCCAGGCGCTGGAGGAAGTACGGCAACTACCGCCTCAGCTTCATGGAGCGCCACTGCCCGCCGGCGCCCGAGCGCCACCAGTGCCTGGTGCCACCGCCCGAGGGCTACAAGCTGCCCATCAGGTGGCCCAAGAGCAAGGACCAGTGCTGGTACAGGAATGTGCCCTACGACTGGATCAACAGCCAGAAGTCCAACCAGCACTGGCTCGCCAAGGACGGCGACCGCTTCCGCTTCCCCGGCGGCGGCACCATGTTCCCCAACGGCGTCGCCGCCTACGTCGACCTCATGCAGGACCTCGTCCCCGGCATGCGCGACGGCACCGTCCGCACCGCCCTCGACACCGGCTGCGGCGTCGCCAGCTGGGGCGGCGACCTGCTGGGACGCGGCATCCTCACCGTCTCCCTCGCGCCCAGGGACAACCACGAGGCCCAGGTGCAGTTCGCGCTCGAGCGCGGCATCCCGGCCATCCTCGGCATCATCTCCACGCAGCGCCTGCCCTTCCCGTCCGCCGCCTTCGACATGGCGCACTGCTCGCGCTGCCTCATCCCCTGGACCGAGTTCGGCGGCCTCTACCTCCTCGAGATCCACCGCGTCCTCCGCCCGGGAGGCTTCTGGGTGCTCTCCGGCCCGCCCATCAACTACGAGAACCGGTGGCACGGCTGGAACACCACCGTCCAGGCGCAGAAGGCCCACCTGGACAGGCTCAAGGAGATGCTCGCCAGCATGTGCTTCAAGCTCTACACCATGAAGGGCGACATCGCCGTGTGGCGCAAGTCCCCCGACGCCACTGCCTGCTACGACAAGCTCACCCCAGTCTCCTCGCCCGCCAAGTGCGACGACAGCGTCGACCCGGACGCCGCCTGGTACGTGCCCATGCGCTCCTGCCTCACCGCTCCCAGCGCGAGGTACAAGAAGCTGGACCTCAACGCCACCCCCAAGTGGCCCCAGAGGCTCAGCGTCGCTCCGGAGCGCATCAACGTCGTACCCGGCAGCAGCGCCGGCGCCTTCAAGCAAGACGACGCCGAGTGGAAGCTCAGGACCAGGCACTACAAGGCGTTGCTTCCCGCGCTAGGATCCGACAAGGTCAGGAATGTCATGGACATGAACACAGTCTATGGAGGATTCGCAGCCAGCCTGATCAAGGACCCCGTCTGGGTCATGAACGTCGTCTCCTCCTACGGACCCAACTCCCTCGGCGTCGTCTACGACAGAGGGCTCATCGGCACCAACCACGACTG GTGCGAGGCATTCTCGACATACCCACGCACCTACGACCTGTTGCATCTTGATGGCTTGTTTACTGCAGAGTCTCACAG ATGTGAGATGAAGTTCGTGCTTCTTGAGATGGACCGTATCCTTCGTCCCACTGGTTATGCCATAATCCGGGAGAGCACCTACTTTCTGGATTCTATAGCAACCGTTGCCAAAGGAATGAGATGGAGCTGCGAGAAGCATAACACCGACAACAAGGCTGACAAGGAGAAGATCCTAATCTGCCAGAAAAAGCTTTGGTCAGGAAAGAACAGCCAGCAGTGA